The Fluviispira sanaruensis sequence GAGATTCTGCTGATGATCCTTTTATGAAATTTAAAGTATCAACTATAATTGAAAATGCACTCGCTATATCGAATGAAAGATTAAAAGATAAACTCATAGAAATATTTGTCACAGGTGATATAAATTGTGAAATTAGTTGTAGAGAAAGCCAAATCGCTCAGGTACTGTTAAATTTGTTAAATAATTCATACGACGCTCTGGAAAATACTACTGAAAAATGGGTTGAAATTAATGTAAAAAATGACTTAGAAAATAAAAAAATAATAATAAGTGTTACTGATTCTGGAAATGGAATAGATGATAAAATAAAAAATAATATTATGCAGCCATTTTTTACTACCAAAGAACTAGGCAAAGGCACTGGACTTGGTCTGAGCATATCCAAAGAAATTGTAGAAAATCATGGAGGCAAGTTTTATTTAGACTCGAATAATAAAAATACAAAATTTATTCTTGAATTTCCTTTTGTCTAGTAATTATATTTTTCTTTTTTCTGATTCGTATAATATTCCTTTTGTAGGTCAAGAGAAGTTTTGCCATTTCCGCTATGACTCCATCCAGGTGCTTTAATAAGATATTTAATTTTGTCTGAATATTTATCTGCATTTTTTATATCTTGATACAATTCCTTCACCATATGCAGACCGATTATAAAAGGATTGAAGGAATTTATATTATGTAGAACCCCATATTTTGGTTCGTTTTCCTCCGCTTTAAAAGTCTTAAAGATTTTATCCCAGATAATAAAAATTCCTGCATAGTTTTTATCCAGATAGAGAATATCAGAGCCGTGATGTACTCTATGATGGCTTGGGGTATTAAAAATAACCCCAAAATATCCCAGAGATTTTGTCAAACGTGTGTGAAGCCAAAATTGATAAAATAAATTCAACGACACCTGTAATAAAATATCTTCAACCCGAAAACCAATAATCGCTAATGGAGCCCAAAACACCCAAGTTATAGGTGATCCTAACCAAGGTTGGCGCAGAGCTGTTCCAAAATTATAATATTGCGAGGAATGGTGTGTTTCATGTGCACACCAAAAAAATCGACAAATGTGACTGAGCCTATGATACCAATAATAGCAAAAATCATCTGCAAAGATAAGAAGCAAAAATATCCACCAATTTATTTTTTGCTCATATAAAATAGCAGAAAGAGCATATGGAATTTTGAATAAGCTATTTTGATTGAGAAAGTAAAAAATCTTAAAGACAAAAATATTGCAAATTCCAGATACGATAAGGAATCCAATTCCCATCGATAAACTTGCAACAGTGTCGCTCAATATATATGTATTTGGTAACCTTTTACGTGCATAGAGCAATTCAAAAATGATTGAAAAAAGATAAATAGGAATCGTATATATTAAAAATTTTTCCATAATTCACCGCAATAAAAAGAAATCATAAATTTATAGACGTTATAAAATGGATAACATAATAAAATTATTAAAGCACCTACCTATAATCACGTTTCATTCTGTTTCTTTAGTTAGCCGAATATTAGAATACAGTAACATAAACATATAATTTTTTTTAATTATAATTAATAAATATTAAAAAATACATAAATTTTTTATTTATTGTTGAAAAAATACAAAAAAATATCTCATAAATGAAAATTATTTAAAAATGTACCTTTAAATCAATTATTTAATAATTATTGATTGAGGAAATTGCAGGCAGGAGAGTTACATTGCTTCCCTCTAAAAATTTAATTACACATAATTTGATAGCATTTTCTATCATTGCAATAACTACAGGATGCTCGAAATCATATCAGTCAAAACAAATGAATGATTTATCCATAACTTCACTTTCAAAAGCTTCAAATAGTTGCACACCAACCCTGGATGAAAATTTCACTCAGGATGATTTAAACGATATCGAAACAATAAATGAATTTTTCCAACCAGAACTTTCAGATGAGGAGCTCAGTTCATTAAATGAAGCTCTTATTCAGAATTACAAACGGGATGTCAATGAGATCGAGCCCATCACTCAGTTGCTTATCCAACTCGAAGATTATATGCACAAGTATGGCTTAAAATTAAACACAATCCATAATAGAAATGCTTCTTTTATAGATGACTATATAAAAGGAATCTCTAATACATACATAAATACCATGGAAAAAATAAGTAATTTAGAAGAGTCTTCCATTATCAAATACAAAAGTACCCCTGTCTTTGGAGTGCTGAAAAATGATGATTTTTCCATTGAAAAATATATTATCACTCTTGAAGCAGAAGAAAAAGTAAGTCAATTTAAATCCATCATGAAAAATTATATGAATTTAAATAATTTAAACGAAGATTATATTCCTTTGCCCAATACATTCAAAACGGGAGGGATGAGATTTATAAATAGAATAACAGGAGAAGAAAAATTCATCTCCTATAATAATGATGATGATTTTAAAATACTTAGTAATTTTAATAAATATCTAAATGAAAATGTAAACAGAATTTCTTCCTATGTGAAAAGAGACTTTGCAGGGAAATTGCATCTTAAAAACATTGATTCTGCATTTGGTTTACGGGCAGGATTAGGAATCAAAACAATTTTCGATTTTATGTCTGACAAAAGAAATGAACATTCATTCGTCTCTGAAGGAATCGAATCTGACAACGATGCTGAAAGTTCATACTTATATTAATTTAACTCAAACTGGAGTTGATTCTTACACGGAAATAGAAAAAATTAACTTAGGACTGAACAGTGCAAACATAATTCTCGATGCACTTGAGCTTGTCAATGCTGAAAATACGACGAAAAAAATTCAACTTGGCACCAGACTCGGATTCGATGCTGCAGGATTTACTTTAGGCGCAAGCAGTTAAATTCTGAGTTTGCTTGGAGAGTCAGCGGCTTCTGCTTCACTCAACACACTTTCTGTTCCTTTGACCGGTCTTGCGATTGGCTTCAACGCATTTGCGAGTGCTGCAGCTGTGAGTCAGGAAGATTCAATTCACCTCGCAAATTACTTTTATTCATATGAACAAGAATTAAGCAAATATAAAGTAACAGCTGCTTCCAATGAAAGTGATTTTCATAAAGATATTTTTGCTATGCCAGTCGTACCACTTGCTTATAAAAACTGGATTTATAACAATAATAAATTCCAATCGGCAAATTATACAAATGCAATGATAAAAGAAGTTGATCTCAGCAAAAGAGATCAGATTAAGCTCCAATTTGGCGATCACTATGTTTATCAAACAAGTCGTTACGAAGATCTAGATGGCTTAAGCCACACATATATTTCTTCGTTTGGTCCTAACCCAAGAGCCATTTTGGACAATCATCATTTAATTCCGATAAAAAACTTATTGCATTTTACACTCGGAGATGAAGACTTTGTTATCTTAGATAAAATTAGTACATCTAAACCAATTATCTTACCAATAGTTCCAACTACAGATATCAGTTATAACTTTGGTTACACACCGGGGATTTTATCGCGGCATGATGCAGAGCTTTCCAGTGTTTTAAAAATGCAAAAATATGGAAATTTTCTCTTTGAATATATGACAGGAATTTTTACCGAGTTTTCTATTAGAGAATTATTTTTTGATTATAAAAGTACAGAAATAACAATAAAACTTGGAGAAAATAATAGATTTTTATTCACACCAGTTGTACCAGATAACTGGAAAAATCTTATCACATATAACATCTATGGAAATAAAGGACATTATTTTCTAAAAACAGCGGAAGCAGTTAATTACAAGATCCATACAAATAGTGCAAATGAAAAATGGATAATTGATATGGGTTCTATTAAAAGCAACATAAAAATTGAAAATAATAGTATAAAGTTCGGCAATAACTGTATTCAATTTCCATCAGAGATCAAAGCAAAAGAGATTTTATTGCTGCATGCAAATGGCGCGATAAGCTCAGTTCAACTTGATACAGAAAAGCAAAATTACATTTCATATGATTTTAGCAAACTTAATTTGTCCAAAAATGACTTTATAATTATGCTGCAAAGTCAAAGTGTAGCAAACAATCAAGCTCATGGTTATATAGAAGTCGAAAAATATCCAGTAGATTCCACATATAGCTCTAAATCTTGGTATGATATTGAGCATAATACAATTATTTCACCTCTTTTATTAAGCAAAAAATCCACACAAATTGATCTTTTTTTAGTCGGACGAGTCGGTGATTATATTTACTACTATGACCAAAAAAATTCAGATATTTACTTTCAAGAAAAAAATAAAAGAGAAACATATTTGCTAGAAAGTAATGTTAAAAATATTCAGCTATTCCCTGATCATATTATTGTTGAAAAACTTGATAAATATATTATTTCATTTTTTGATCCTAGAAAAAAAACTCTACTTGAAGTTATTTCAAATAAAATTTCCAAAAATGAGATTCATAAAATAGCCAAAGAAAATGGTTACAATATAGGAAATGAAGTACTGCTTTTTAACCACACAAAAAAATTCATAGGCTGGTATTTATCTAATATCGATATCATGGTTGACGTTGATAAAATCAATAATCATATAAAAGGATAACAATATATGAAAATTAAATTAATAAATATTTTAATAATATTTAACATACTTTTTATTAATAATAGCTATGCAACAAATAATCAATGTGTCTCTCAAGAAAAAATACCAATTAAAAATAAAGTCATTTCAGTTGGCAATGAACAGAGTAAAATGTTTCTAATAGTTAACAAAGACAAGAATATAAGTACAATTTCCCCTGGAAATACACAGAAGATTTATGAAGTAAAAAACGAATTATACACTTATATTACCAATACAAACAACACTTATTTTCATTTTATTTCTGAAGAAATTCAGAAAGTAAACTCAGACATCAATAGTATGAATAATAGTTTTTTTACTTTAAAATCCGATGGTCAAGGTGCTTTTCATTTATCTTCAGGAGAAATTAGAGAGCAAGATGTTATTAGTATATTAGCAACTGAAGCACTCACTAAAATTAAAAATAGAAAAACAATTCTCATTGACTATATAAGCTCAGACAAGCAAGCTATGATTAAATATTTACTCAATTTTAACAAACTCTATGAAAATATTAAGCTCAGTTCCGAAAAATTAGCCCTTGATATCCTTCCTAAAGTTGAAGAAAAAGTAATTGATATAAATACAGTGAATGGCTATAGTCAATTCGAACAATTTAAAGATGCGTTAAAAGAAATCAGACAGACTATAAACGATCCAACAAAAACAATTATGGTTGTTAAAAATGATAACCCTGATGAAGCAATTATGCAAAAAGCAGTTGAAGCACGTAAAAAACTTTTGCAAGGACTCAACGAAAGCGTGACTGATAAAAAACAGAACAGTCGCGATCACAATGCTAAAAAAACTATTTCCTATGCTAAATTAACTCTAAACAATGCAATCAATAATAAAATTCATCTTTATTCTGTGAGCGGTGAAAATTTTAAATTTGTTCCTGATGAAGACGAACCATCTAAAATCTTCGTCAATCTAAAGAAAAATAATCATAACTTTCCTTATATCACTCCAGCTGAAAACCCCTTGACCAATATGCAAAGGATTCTCAAAGCAACTCAAGCAATCAAAAATGGTGGAAACCAAGATTTAAGCACAACTCGTTATTCTGATTCAGAAGCGAAAATATTGGAAGCTATTGTCGATAATACAAAAGATACTGCTAAAGAGACGCAAGGTGATTTAGAAATTTATACTTCTAAACCAGCCTGTCTTTCCTGCCGTAACGTTTATAATTATTTCAAGGAAATCAGACCTAAAATCAATGTTAAAATTTTAACTCTCACCGAAGATGATCATAAGAATTTATATAAATCTTATTGAGAATTGAAGGCAAAAATCATCAGCTTGTATTGTCTTTACTCCCACGGGTTCGAGTCAGGTGGCGCATAAATCATTAGTTTGTTTTGTCTTAACTTCGACGGGGTCGAGTCAGGTGGCGCATAAATCATTAGTTTGTTTTGTCTTAACTTCGACGGGGTCGAGTCAGGTGGCGCATAAATCATCAGTTTGTTTTGTCTTAACTTCGACGGGGTCGAGTCAGGTGGCGCATAAATCATTAGTTTGTTTTGTCTTAACTTCGACGGGGTCGAGTCAGACAAGACTCCTCAGGGCAGAGTTGCTGGCCGCAAATGCCCTTCGGAGCCATTCTCTGACTCGCCCCTCTAAATTACTCTATTCGGTCACTGCTGATTTATGCTTAGTAATTTATCTCATACTCTGTGCCGATTATTTATTCGGTCACTGCTGATTTATGCTTAGTAATTTATCTCATACTCTGTGCCGATTATTTATTCGGTCACTGCTGATTTATGCTTAGTAATTTATCTCATGCTCTGTGCCGATTATTTATTCGGTCACTGCTGATTTATGCTTAGTAATTCTTCGTATGCGACGTACTGTTGATTTAATTTTAACTTTTGATTTATGCTAAATGACGCATAGCTAACTTTAATTTCATTAGATTTATTTGATATAACTTTTAATCAAAAAGCCTGTCCGATGAATATTCGAACATTGTTAGATTATGTGAAGTGGTTAATATTTACAAATCATAATTAAAAATTGCTTCTAAGTTACATCCTCCTAAAAAAAATTTAAATAGAGTTAATAAATCCTATAAGATTGTTACTTTATAAATAAGTTTTTTTAAATTATTTATTTTTTAAAAATAAAATCTTATTATTTTTAAAAAATAAATAATAAGATTTTATTATTATAAGATAAGTTTACTATAATTTATTAAATTTTAACTTGACTCATAAATTTCAATACATTAAAGATAACATAATTTGTTTTTGCTACTTGGTAATAATAATGTAATAAATAGGAGTTTTTGCTATGTTTATAAATACTAAATGTACCTTGTTTTTTTCATCACTATTTCTATCAAATATTGCTTTAGCAGGTGGACCTAATATTGTAAATCATTGTGCTTTTAAAGGAGTAAATCACCCAGAGAACGCAAATGGCGTAATGTTTGATGAAGAGTGCCAAAACGCCTAAGTTCTTCCACCTGAGGTTGGTAAAGTAACTGTGAGCGCAGTACAACAGAATTTAAATTTTGGATTTTGTTCTGCAATGAAAATCGATCAAAATTCAGTTAGAGAAAGCTCAAAAATTAGAGAAAATATACTAATAAAAATAAATAAAATGATACAAGAACTTGATCCTTTGGATAAAGAAAAAGAAAATCTCTATAAAATATTAATAACTAAAAAATCAGAAAGAGAAGTCGCCTATAATAAGTTTGAAGAAATAAAAGTTAAAGAGGTAAAACTTGGAAAGGAAGTAGATATTGCTAGAGGTATATATGAAAAGTTATTTCGGAAAGATCCAAAATCTCCTAAAACTGCTGAGGCTAAAAAAGTGCTAGATGATCTAGTAGAGGATTATACAACTTTATTAGATTTTGAATTCTATCCTGCAGAAAAAGAATTAGCAAGAACTTCCAGAGAAGTTAAATTAGCTTCAGATCAATACGACTATATTTATAATAGATTTGAAGAGTTATTAAAGCCATTACAAAGTTTACAGGCAGCTGCAGATAATATAACTAATTCAGCTCTTAACTCTTATCAAAGATATGCCTTACTCGAGGGAATATCCGCAAATCTTTTATTCAATTCAGATACAAGTAATTTGGTGCAGAAGTACCAGGAGAAGAATAAAAATATAAATATTACATGGCAACCTATGCTTATAAAAAACGCGTTATTCAATGCTTATTTAAAAGAAACTGATTCGATGCCCGACTCTACTTTCTCAGTTCTTATGGATGCTTATATCCCTGGAGTGAGCTATCAGACGCTTAAAAATCTCGATCCAAAAATTCCTTTACCTTCATTAAATGAAAAAGAGAGTAAGCAGGATGAATTTTTCGGCAGTACTTCTGGAAGAGTAAAACTCAATCTTCTTGGAGGATGCACTTATTATGATAATGTTAATCAACCGGTTAAAGCAAATGATATAAATAATATTTCCGCAAATATTGCTTTGAATGTTAACTATACTTATCAAGTCAAAGGGAGAAGATCTTTTACCGCAAAATATCACTTATATAATTTATATACAAGGATAGAAAGCAAGTCTACATCAAGAGGATGGTTTTCGACATCATCTGCTCACTCTATTGTTGAAGAAAAAGATTCTGGAGATTGGTTTGAAATTAAATTTAATGGAGACAATGGAGAATTTCAATACACACCAAGAGAACAAAGTGAAATTACGGCTGAACAAAAGAAACTTTTGCTTGATCGTGTTCTTATACTTGCTGGTAAACAAAATGCAGGCTCAACTCCTCCAAGTATAATACAACCACCAATTTCTGGTATCTTATATGCTGCAGATAGGATTGAAAGATGTAATTATTATTATTGCCAAGTAGGCTCCTTCTTTATAGGCACTATTGGCTCAATTTTTGGTGGATCAAATGCTTCTTCATATTTTAAAACACAAGCAAATTTCTGGCCCGAAGATAAAGTTAATGGCTATCAAATCTTAGATCGCTCAAGTAAGGTTTCATTTGCTAGTAAAATGTAATCTGATATAGTGCTTAGAATAGATTCTAAGCACTCTCAAAAAGGTTAAAATATGTCGATAAAAAAAAATATTTGTTTTAATATTTATTTTTTCCCAAATAGTATCTTGTGGCGAGAAGTTTTCCATAGAGAAAAAGGAAATACAGGATCGTCCAGATGATAATGTGCAAAAACCAGATCCTATTGAAGATACAGTGCAGACTGTAGAATTCAAAATGTATATTGAAAATAGTATTAAACCAGTTTTATTAAATGTTAAAAAGAAAAAAACTAGCGCTGATGTTAAAGTAGTCTCATTTCCTAATCATTTTTTAGGTTCTTTAGCTTTTAGAAAAAATTTTGTTAACCCAGATGAATGTAACAATGTTAAGAATACAGCTAGGTTGTATAAAGTAAATTCTAGTTCTGGAAGTAGAACAGGTATAAAGCTTATGGTTAGAAATGCGAATTTGCGAATAGATTTGAATTCTTACATAAAGTTTGCAGATCAAGATTTTGAAGTTGATGTAAAAAAATTTATATCAAAAAAACTTGGAATTTCTGAATTTCAAATTAAATATGATAATAACTTTAAATTAACAGATGCCAATATTGATATTACTTATAAAGAACAAGCCATTTCTAATCTTATTGATGAAAAACATGAGTTTGATGAAAGTTTACACGATTTTAAAAATATAATTATGAATACCAAAGGATACACTTCTGTTCAAAATAAATT is a genomic window containing:
- a CDS encoding deaminase domain-containing protein codes for the protein MKIKLINILIIFNILFINNSYATNNQCVSQEKIPIKNKVISVGNEQSKMFLIVNKDKNISTISPGNTQKIYEVKNELYTYITNTNNTYFHFISEEIQKVNSDINSMNNSFFTLKSDGQGAFHLSSGEIREQDVISILATEALTKIKNRKTILIDYISSDKQAMIKYLLNFNKLYENIKLSSEKLALDILPKVEEKVIDINTVNGYSQFEQFKDALKEIRQTINDPTKTIMVVKNDNPDEAIMQKAVEARKKLLQGLNESVTDKKQNSRDHNAKKTISYAKLTLNNAINNKIHLYSVSGENFKFVPDEDEPSKIFVNLKKNNHNFPYITPAENPLTNMQRILKATQAIKNGGNQDLSTTRYSDSEAKILEAIVDNTKDTAKETQGDLEIYTSKPACLSCRNVYNYFKEIRPKINVKILTLTEDDHKNLYKSY
- a CDS encoding sterol desaturase family protein — protein: MEKFLIYTIPIYLFSIIFELLYARKRLPNTYILSDTVASLSMGIGFLIVSGICNIFVFKIFYFLNQNSLFKIPYALSAILYEQKINWWIFLLLIFADDFCYYWYHRLSHICRFFWCAHETHHSSQYYNFGTALRQPWLGSPITWVFWAPLAIIGFRVEDILLQVSLNLFYQFWLHTRLTKSLGYFGVIFNTPSHHRVHHGSDILYLDKNYAGIFIIWDKIFKTFKAEENEPKYGVLHNINSFNPFIIGLHMVKELYQDIKNADKYSDKIKYLIKAPGWSHSGNGKTSLDLQKEYYTNQKKEKYNY
- a CDS encoding TcdA/TcdB pore-forming domain-containing protein; the protein is MLGESAASASLNTLSVPLTGLAIGFNAFASAAAVSQEDSIHLANYFYSYEQELSKYKVTAASNESDFHKDIFAMPVVPLAYKNWIYNNNKFQSANYTNAMIKEVDLSKRDQIKLQFGDHYVYQTSRYEDLDGLSHTYISSFGPNPRAILDNHHLIPIKNLLHFTLGDEDFVILDKISTSKPIILPIVPTTDISYNFGYTPGILSRHDAELSSVLKMQKYGNFLFEYMTGIFTEFSIRELFFDYKSTEITIKLGENNRFLFTPVVPDNWKNLITYNIYGNKGHYFLKTAEAVNYKIHTNSANEKWIIDMGSIKSNIKIENNSIKFGNNCIQFPSEIKAKEILLLHANGAISSVQLDTEKQNYISYDFSKLNLSKNDFIIMLQSQSVANNQAHGYIEVEKYPVDSTYSSKSWYDIEHNTIISPLLLSKKSTQIDLFLVGRVGDYIYYYDQKNSDIYFQEKNKRETYLLESNVKNIQLFPDHIIVEKLDKYIISFFDPRKKTLLEVISNKISKNEIHKIAKENGYNIGNEVLLFNHTKKFIGWYLSNIDIMVDVDKINNHIKG